The following proteins come from a genomic window of Halictus rubicundus isolate RS-2024b chromosome 8, iyHalRubi1_principal, whole genome shotgun sequence:
- the Rgl gene encoding ral guanine nucleotide dissociation stimulator-like isoform X1: protein MGTTPWQNRSDGRRGSSADIQTWMLWPVLGDDGLSPASPPASASVKGVNKLAPLLLCGPCKPTSQRKNQNSTQWYVQQPTWRLWGEERGDGVIYTVYLKKVRYHRPTRSLSASDSDDEISHLEWETVRVRFLKAGTVQRLVESLANDDGELESTYINVFLATYRAFTTPREVLELLLARYDALDEGSGALTGEQHRKTLVQALHVWLDAYPGDWKSPPNHPLLTRLLEFTHQRLPSSELELKARHRLHRFQREDQIDSCMVYDNGRLPRGSPEPIVDHWTSYSFPEVPHRHFAEQLTRMDAEVFKKLVAHQCLGAVWSRRDRSRSHDAATVLATVNQFNAVSLRVISTILMEPAMKSQERARILETWIDIAQELRVLKNFSSLKAIVSGLQSNPVYRLEKCWQCMPREKHELFRELERIFSEENNAWTQRELLIKEGTAKFADTAGRSDRHLQKLFQKQNTHAGNISYGTIPYLGTFLTDLTMIDTAISDTIADGLINFDKRRKEFEVLARIRLLQGAANAYNFSTDTLFDRWFHSVVVLDDREAYKLSCQIEPPPPGNTLSNRGKKKQAHQGHRKNDSIASTSSSSSSQFYCDLDSLPSSPHNSLDRRTSPSQMSSSSSSSSLPSLDVSLSSGGGNGAVGNQHNRLAPVITANGNTPNLVGLSSPSHSHKSSPDFYIIKVTMESDNVETDGVVLYKSIMLSNNERTPQVIRNAMLKLGIEGSPDQYTLAQVLPDREMVLPNSANVYYAVNTAHNLNFILRPRREPNDVATDSPKSKTSHSHKR from the exons CCCACGTGGCGCTTATGGGGCGAAGAAAGGGGCGATGGCGTCATATACACGGTGTACCTGAAGAAGGTCCGGTACCACAGGCCGACCAGGAGCCTCTCTGCATCG GACTCGGACGACGAGATTTCGCACCTAGAATGGGAGACGGTGAGGGTCCGTTTCCTGAAAGCTGGCACCGTGCAGCGTCTGGTCGAGAGTTTGGCAAACGACGACGGGGAACTCGAGTCGACGTACATCAATGTCTTCTTGGCGACGTATCGCGCGTTCACAACGCCCCGAGAAGTTCTCGAGCTATTGTTGGCGAGGTACGACGCCCTCGACGAGGGATCCGGCGCCCTGACAGGTGAACAGCACCGAAAGACCCTCGTGCAGGCGCTTCACGTCTGGTTGGACGCGTACCCTGGTGACTGGAAATCGCCGCCGAATCATCCTCTGCTCACCAGACTCTTGGAGTTCACGCATCAACGGCTTCCTAGCTCGGAGCTCGAGCTCAAGGCAAGGCATCGGCTGCACAGGTTCCAGCGAGAGGATCAAATAG ATTCATGCATGGTGTACGACAATGGTCGCCTTCCACGAGGTTCCCCGGAGCCGATCGTGGACCACTGGACGAGCTACAGCTTTCCCGAAGTGCCTCACCGGCATTTCGCCGAGCAGCTGACCCGGATGGACGCTGAAGTGTTCAAGAAGCTGGTTGCCCACCAGTGTCTCGGCGCTGTCTGGTCCAGAAGAGATCGTTCGAGGAGCCACGACGCTGCCACTGTTCTAGCAACCGTAAACCAGTTCAACGCTGTCTCGCTGAGAGTCATCTCGACGATCCTGATGGAGCCGGCGATGAAGTCTCAGGAGCGAGCCAGGATCCTGGAGACGTGGATCGACATTGCTCAAGAGCTGCGAGTGTTGAAGAACTTTAGCAGTCTGAAGGCTATAGTATCCGGTCTGCAGAGTAATCCCGTTTATAGGCTGGAGAAGTGCTGGCAGTGCATGCCCAGGGAGAAACATGAATTGTTTAGGGAGCTGGAGAGGATCTTTTCGGAGGAGAACAACGCGTGGACGCAGAGGGAGCTGCTGATCAAAGAGGGCACCGCTAAATTTGCCGATACCGCTGGAAGGAGCGACAGACACCTGCAGAAGCTATTCCAGAAGCAGAACACCCACGCCGGA AACATCAGCTACGGAACGATACCGTATCTGGGAACCTTCCTGACGGATCTCACGATGATAGACACCGCGATATCGGACACGATAGCCGACGGTCTGATCAACTTCGACAAGAGACGAAAGGAGTTCGAGGTGCTGGCTAGGATAAGATTGCTCCAGGGTGCGGCGAACGCGTACAACTTCAGCACGGATACTCTCTTTGATCGTTGGTTCCATTCGGTGGTGGTGCTGGACGATCGGGAAGCCTACAAGCTCAGCTGCCAGATAGAACCGCCTCCTCCGGGCAACACCCTGAGCAACCGTGGCAAGAAGAAGCAG GCCCATCAGGGACACCGTAAAAACGACTCGATCGCCTCAACATCCAGTTCGAGCAGCTCCCAGTTCTACTGCGACCTGGATTCTCTACCCAGCTCGCCGCACAACTCTCTCGACCGTCGCACGTCGCCGTCCCAGATGTCCAGCTCGTCTTCGAGCTCGTCGTTGCCCTCGTTGGACGTGTCTCTGAGCTCTGGGGGTGGTAACGGTGCCGTTGGAAACCAGCATAATCGCCTAGCCCCGGTGATCACTGCAAACGGGAACACGCCTAACCTAGTTGGCCTGTCCAGTCCGAGCCACTCGCACAAGAGCTCGCCGGACTTCTACATCATCAAAGTGACGATGGAGAGCGACAACGTGGAGACGGACGGCGTGGTACTGTACAAGTCCATCATGCTGTCGAACAACGAGAGGACGCCCCAAGTGATCCGTAACGCGATGCTCAAGTTGGGGATCGAGGGCAGCCCGGATCAGTACACCCTCGCCCAGGTGCTGCCGGACAGGGAGATGGTCTTGCCTAACTCCGCGAATGTTTACTATGCCGTGAACACCGCGCACAACTTGAATTTCATTTTGAGACCTAGGAGAGAGCCTAACGACGTCGCCACGGACAGCCCCAAAAGCAAGACCAGCCACAGCCACAAGCGGTAG
- the Rgl gene encoding ral guanine nucleotide dissociation stimulator-like isoform X3 yields the protein MSADNGDDSLPTWRLWGEERGDGVIYTVYLKKVRYHRPTRSLSASDSDDEISHLEWETVRVRFLKAGTVQRLVESLANDDGELESTYINVFLATYRAFTTPREVLELLLARYDALDEGSGALTGEQHRKTLVQALHVWLDAYPGDWKSPPNHPLLTRLLEFTHQRLPSSELELKARHRLHRFQREDQIDSCMVYDNGRLPRGSPEPIVDHWTSYSFPEVPHRHFAEQLTRMDAEVFKKLVAHQCLGAVWSRRDRSRSHDAATVLATVNQFNAVSLRVISTILMEPAMKSQERARILETWIDIAQELRVLKNFSSLKAIVSGLQSNPVYRLEKCWQCMPREKHELFRELERIFSEENNAWTQRELLIKEGTAKFADTAGRSDRHLQKLFQKQNTHAGNISYGTIPYLGTFLTDLTMIDTAISDTIADGLINFDKRRKEFEVLARIRLLQGAANAYNFSTDTLFDRWFHSVVVLDDREAYKLSCQIEPPPPGNTLSNRGKKKQAHQGHRKNDSIASTSSSSSSQFYCDLDSLPSSPHNSLDRRTSPSQMSSSSSSSSLPSLDVSLSSGGGNGAVGNQHNRLAPVITANGNTPNLVGLSSPSHSHKSSPDFYIIKVTMESDNVETDGVVLYKSIMLSNNERTPQVIRNAMLKLGIEGSPDQYTLAQVLPDREMVLPNSANVYYAVNTAHNLNFILRPRREPNDVATDSPKSKTSHSHKR from the exons CCCACGTGGCGCTTATGGGGCGAAGAAAGGGGCGATGGCGTCATATACACGGTGTACCTGAAGAAGGTCCGGTACCACAGGCCGACCAGGAGCCTCTCTGCATCG GACTCGGACGACGAGATTTCGCACCTAGAATGGGAGACGGTGAGGGTCCGTTTCCTGAAAGCTGGCACCGTGCAGCGTCTGGTCGAGAGTTTGGCAAACGACGACGGGGAACTCGAGTCGACGTACATCAATGTCTTCTTGGCGACGTATCGCGCGTTCACAACGCCCCGAGAAGTTCTCGAGCTATTGTTGGCGAGGTACGACGCCCTCGACGAGGGATCCGGCGCCCTGACAGGTGAACAGCACCGAAAGACCCTCGTGCAGGCGCTTCACGTCTGGTTGGACGCGTACCCTGGTGACTGGAAATCGCCGCCGAATCATCCTCTGCTCACCAGACTCTTGGAGTTCACGCATCAACGGCTTCCTAGCTCGGAGCTCGAGCTCAAGGCAAGGCATCGGCTGCACAGGTTCCAGCGAGAGGATCAAATAG ATTCATGCATGGTGTACGACAATGGTCGCCTTCCACGAGGTTCCCCGGAGCCGATCGTGGACCACTGGACGAGCTACAGCTTTCCCGAAGTGCCTCACCGGCATTTCGCCGAGCAGCTGACCCGGATGGACGCTGAAGTGTTCAAGAAGCTGGTTGCCCACCAGTGTCTCGGCGCTGTCTGGTCCAGAAGAGATCGTTCGAGGAGCCACGACGCTGCCACTGTTCTAGCAACCGTAAACCAGTTCAACGCTGTCTCGCTGAGAGTCATCTCGACGATCCTGATGGAGCCGGCGATGAAGTCTCAGGAGCGAGCCAGGATCCTGGAGACGTGGATCGACATTGCTCAAGAGCTGCGAGTGTTGAAGAACTTTAGCAGTCTGAAGGCTATAGTATCCGGTCTGCAGAGTAATCCCGTTTATAGGCTGGAGAAGTGCTGGCAGTGCATGCCCAGGGAGAAACATGAATTGTTTAGGGAGCTGGAGAGGATCTTTTCGGAGGAGAACAACGCGTGGACGCAGAGGGAGCTGCTGATCAAAGAGGGCACCGCTAAATTTGCCGATACCGCTGGAAGGAGCGACAGACACCTGCAGAAGCTATTCCAGAAGCAGAACACCCACGCCGGA AACATCAGCTACGGAACGATACCGTATCTGGGAACCTTCCTGACGGATCTCACGATGATAGACACCGCGATATCGGACACGATAGCCGACGGTCTGATCAACTTCGACAAGAGACGAAAGGAGTTCGAGGTGCTGGCTAGGATAAGATTGCTCCAGGGTGCGGCGAACGCGTACAACTTCAGCACGGATACTCTCTTTGATCGTTGGTTCCATTCGGTGGTGGTGCTGGACGATCGGGAAGCCTACAAGCTCAGCTGCCAGATAGAACCGCCTCCTCCGGGCAACACCCTGAGCAACCGTGGCAAGAAGAAGCAG GCCCATCAGGGACACCGTAAAAACGACTCGATCGCCTCAACATCCAGTTCGAGCAGCTCCCAGTTCTACTGCGACCTGGATTCTCTACCCAGCTCGCCGCACAACTCTCTCGACCGTCGCACGTCGCCGTCCCAGATGTCCAGCTCGTCTTCGAGCTCGTCGTTGCCCTCGTTGGACGTGTCTCTGAGCTCTGGGGGTGGTAACGGTGCCGTTGGAAACCAGCATAATCGCCTAGCCCCGGTGATCACTGCAAACGGGAACACGCCTAACCTAGTTGGCCTGTCCAGTCCGAGCCACTCGCACAAGAGCTCGCCGGACTTCTACATCATCAAAGTGACGATGGAGAGCGACAACGTGGAGACGGACGGCGTGGTACTGTACAAGTCCATCATGCTGTCGAACAACGAGAGGACGCCCCAAGTGATCCGTAACGCGATGCTCAAGTTGGGGATCGAGGGCAGCCCGGATCAGTACACCCTCGCCCAGGTGCTGCCGGACAGGGAGATGGTCTTGCCTAACTCCGCGAATGTTTACTATGCCGTGAACACCGCGCACAACTTGAATTTCATTTTGAGACCTAGGAGAGAGCCTAACGACGTCGCCACGGACAGCCCCAAAAGCAAGACCAGCCACAGCCACAAGCGGTAG
- the Rgl gene encoding ral guanine nucleotide dissociation stimulator-like isoform X2: MLWPVLGDDGLSPASPPASASVKGVNKLAPLLLCGPCKPTSQRKNQNSTQWYVQQPTWRLWGEERGDGVIYTVYLKKVRYHRPTRSLSASDSDDEISHLEWETVRVRFLKAGTVQRLVESLANDDGELESTYINVFLATYRAFTTPREVLELLLARYDALDEGSGALTGEQHRKTLVQALHVWLDAYPGDWKSPPNHPLLTRLLEFTHQRLPSSELELKARHRLHRFQREDQIDSCMVYDNGRLPRGSPEPIVDHWTSYSFPEVPHRHFAEQLTRMDAEVFKKLVAHQCLGAVWSRRDRSRSHDAATVLATVNQFNAVSLRVISTILMEPAMKSQERARILETWIDIAQELRVLKNFSSLKAIVSGLQSNPVYRLEKCWQCMPREKHELFRELERIFSEENNAWTQRELLIKEGTAKFADTAGRSDRHLQKLFQKQNTHAGNISYGTIPYLGTFLTDLTMIDTAISDTIADGLINFDKRRKEFEVLARIRLLQGAANAYNFSTDTLFDRWFHSVVVLDDREAYKLSCQIEPPPPGNTLSNRGKKKQAHQGHRKNDSIASTSSSSSSQFYCDLDSLPSSPHNSLDRRTSPSQMSSSSSSSSLPSLDVSLSSGGGNGAVGNQHNRLAPVITANGNTPNLVGLSSPSHSHKSSPDFYIIKVTMESDNVETDGVVLYKSIMLSNNERTPQVIRNAMLKLGIEGSPDQYTLAQVLPDREMVLPNSANVYYAVNTAHNLNFILRPRREPNDVATDSPKSKTSHSHKR, encoded by the exons CCCACGTGGCGCTTATGGGGCGAAGAAAGGGGCGATGGCGTCATATACACGGTGTACCTGAAGAAGGTCCGGTACCACAGGCCGACCAGGAGCCTCTCTGCATCG GACTCGGACGACGAGATTTCGCACCTAGAATGGGAGACGGTGAGGGTCCGTTTCCTGAAAGCTGGCACCGTGCAGCGTCTGGTCGAGAGTTTGGCAAACGACGACGGGGAACTCGAGTCGACGTACATCAATGTCTTCTTGGCGACGTATCGCGCGTTCACAACGCCCCGAGAAGTTCTCGAGCTATTGTTGGCGAGGTACGACGCCCTCGACGAGGGATCCGGCGCCCTGACAGGTGAACAGCACCGAAAGACCCTCGTGCAGGCGCTTCACGTCTGGTTGGACGCGTACCCTGGTGACTGGAAATCGCCGCCGAATCATCCTCTGCTCACCAGACTCTTGGAGTTCACGCATCAACGGCTTCCTAGCTCGGAGCTCGAGCTCAAGGCAAGGCATCGGCTGCACAGGTTCCAGCGAGAGGATCAAATAG ATTCATGCATGGTGTACGACAATGGTCGCCTTCCACGAGGTTCCCCGGAGCCGATCGTGGACCACTGGACGAGCTACAGCTTTCCCGAAGTGCCTCACCGGCATTTCGCCGAGCAGCTGACCCGGATGGACGCTGAAGTGTTCAAGAAGCTGGTTGCCCACCAGTGTCTCGGCGCTGTCTGGTCCAGAAGAGATCGTTCGAGGAGCCACGACGCTGCCACTGTTCTAGCAACCGTAAACCAGTTCAACGCTGTCTCGCTGAGAGTCATCTCGACGATCCTGATGGAGCCGGCGATGAAGTCTCAGGAGCGAGCCAGGATCCTGGAGACGTGGATCGACATTGCTCAAGAGCTGCGAGTGTTGAAGAACTTTAGCAGTCTGAAGGCTATAGTATCCGGTCTGCAGAGTAATCCCGTTTATAGGCTGGAGAAGTGCTGGCAGTGCATGCCCAGGGAGAAACATGAATTGTTTAGGGAGCTGGAGAGGATCTTTTCGGAGGAGAACAACGCGTGGACGCAGAGGGAGCTGCTGATCAAAGAGGGCACCGCTAAATTTGCCGATACCGCTGGAAGGAGCGACAGACACCTGCAGAAGCTATTCCAGAAGCAGAACACCCACGCCGGA AACATCAGCTACGGAACGATACCGTATCTGGGAACCTTCCTGACGGATCTCACGATGATAGACACCGCGATATCGGACACGATAGCCGACGGTCTGATCAACTTCGACAAGAGACGAAAGGAGTTCGAGGTGCTGGCTAGGATAAGATTGCTCCAGGGTGCGGCGAACGCGTACAACTTCAGCACGGATACTCTCTTTGATCGTTGGTTCCATTCGGTGGTGGTGCTGGACGATCGGGAAGCCTACAAGCTCAGCTGCCAGATAGAACCGCCTCCTCCGGGCAACACCCTGAGCAACCGTGGCAAGAAGAAGCAG GCCCATCAGGGACACCGTAAAAACGACTCGATCGCCTCAACATCCAGTTCGAGCAGCTCCCAGTTCTACTGCGACCTGGATTCTCTACCCAGCTCGCCGCACAACTCTCTCGACCGTCGCACGTCGCCGTCCCAGATGTCCAGCTCGTCTTCGAGCTCGTCGTTGCCCTCGTTGGACGTGTCTCTGAGCTCTGGGGGTGGTAACGGTGCCGTTGGAAACCAGCATAATCGCCTAGCCCCGGTGATCACTGCAAACGGGAACACGCCTAACCTAGTTGGCCTGTCCAGTCCGAGCCACTCGCACAAGAGCTCGCCGGACTTCTACATCATCAAAGTGACGATGGAGAGCGACAACGTGGAGACGGACGGCGTGGTACTGTACAAGTCCATCATGCTGTCGAACAACGAGAGGACGCCCCAAGTGATCCGTAACGCGATGCTCAAGTTGGGGATCGAGGGCAGCCCGGATCAGTACACCCTCGCCCAGGTGCTGCCGGACAGGGAGATGGTCTTGCCTAACTCCGCGAATGTTTACTATGCCGTGAACACCGCGCACAACTTGAATTTCATTTTGAGACCTAGGAGAGAGCCTAACGACGTCGCCACGGACAGCCCCAAAAGCAAGACCAGCCACAGCCACAAGCGGTAG